In Firmicutes bacterium ASF500, a single genomic region encodes these proteins:
- the accC gene encoding Biotin carboxylase, whose product MVKRVLIANRGEIALRIIRACRELDIETVAVYSEADESSLAAQLATRSLCIGPARAADSYLNQEAILSAALATRCDAIHPGYGFLSENPDFADRCVREGLKYIGPSGDVIRKLGSKSAARTLAQSAGVPVVPGSDGALKNVRQAKALAEEVGYPVLLKASAGGGGRGMRQADGPQDIDKAFQEARSEAVACFGDGELYMEKLVVNPRHIEFQIMADTQGHVVHLGERDCSIQRRRQKLVEESPSKALTPALREEMGRAAVAAAKAAGYVGAGTVEFVLSPEGQFYFIEMNTRIQVEHPVTELVTGIDLVKEQLRVASGLPLSFAQEDVQVAGHAIECRINAEDPEREFVPCPGTTTFLHLPGGPGVRVDTALYTGYEVPPYYDSLVAKVLAHGSTRLEAIRRMRRALEELIVEGYPTNAPLAHLIMHDPEFVRGRYDTGFLDKNLERLLELARTCDRLMDGDETP is encoded by the coding sequence ATGGTAAAGCGTGTGTTGATCGCCAACCGCGGGGAGATCGCCCTGCGGATTATCCGGGCCTGCCGGGAGCTGGACATTGAGACGGTGGCGGTATATTCCGAGGCCGATGAGAGCTCCCTGGCCGCCCAGCTGGCCACTCGGTCCCTGTGCATCGGGCCGGCCAGGGCGGCGGACAGCTATCTGAACCAGGAGGCCATCCTCTCAGCCGCCCTGGCTACCCGCTGTGACGCCATCCATCCCGGCTACGGCTTCCTGTCCGAAAATCCCGACTTCGCCGACCGGTGTGTCCGGGAGGGACTGAAGTACATCGGTCCCAGCGGCGACGTGATCCGGAAGCTGGGCAGTAAATCCGCCGCCCGGACCTTGGCCCAAAGCGCCGGGGTACCGGTGGTGCCCGGCTCGGACGGGGCTTTGAAAAATGTCCGACAGGCCAAGGCGCTGGCGGAGGAGGTGGGCTATCCCGTCCTGCTGAAGGCCTCCGCCGGGGGCGGAGGCCGGGGAATGCGCCAGGCTGACGGCCCCCAGGATATCGACAAGGCTTTTCAGGAGGCCCGGAGCGAGGCGGTGGCCTGCTTCGGCGATGGGGAGCTGTACATGGAAAAGCTGGTGGTCAACCCCCGGCACATTGAGTTCCAGATTATGGCCGACACCCAGGGCCACGTGGTCCATCTGGGGGAGCGGGACTGCTCTATCCAGCGCCGCCGGCAGAAGCTGGTGGAGGAGTCCCCCTCCAAGGCCCTCACTCCCGCCCTGCGGGAGGAGATGGGCCGGGCCGCCGTGGCCGCCGCCAAGGCGGCGGGCTACGTGGGCGCGGGGACGGTGGAGTTTGTCCTGTCCCCCGAGGGACAGTTTTACTTTATTGAGATGAACACCCGCATCCAGGTGGAGCACCCGGTCACCGAACTGGTCACCGGCATCGACCTGGTAAAGGAACAGCTCCGGGTGGCCTCCGGCCTACCCCTGTCCTTTGCCCAGGAGGATGTCCAGGTAGCCGGTCACGCCATTGAGTGCCGCATCAACGCCGAGGACCCGGAGCGGGAGTTTGTGCCCTGTCCGGGGACCACCACGTTTTTGCACCTGCCCGGCGGGCCGGGGGTGCGGGTGGATACCGCCCTGTACACCGGCTACGAGGTGCCCCCCTACTACGACTCCCTGGTGGCCAAGGTGCTGGCCCACGGCTCCACCCGGCTGGAGGCGATCCGCCGTATGCGCCGGGCCCTGGAGGAGCTCATTGTCGAGGGCTACCCCACCAACGCCCCCCTGGCCCACCTGATTATGCACGACCCGGAGTTTGTCCGGGGCCGGTATGACACCGGCTTTCTGGACAAAAATCTGGAGCGCCTGCTGGAACTGGCCCGGACCTGTGATCGCCTGATGGATGGAGATGAAACACCGTGA
- the accD gene encoding Acetyl-coenzyme A carboxylase carboxyl transferase subunit beta, protein MNQTFSRRRDRLLTYRAMREGKITSSRRTRCSACGEESPQLEWDRSLQVCPRCGFHAPVGAYYRLSNILDPGSFQELEDKLSPADPLAFPGYPAKLAELEQSTGLKDAAVSALGRVDGHKAVFAVLDSRFLMGSMGTAVGEKITRAAEYAGKKKLPLVIFSASGGARMQEGIFSLMQMAKTAAAIQRFQSGGGLYISCFTHPTTGGVTASFASLGDIMLSEPGALIGFAGPRVIEQTIKEQLPDGFQRAEYLLDHGFLDRIVPRNEWRAVLSQLLALHEKGGRP, encoded by the coding sequence GTGAATCAAACATTTTCCCGCCGCCGGGACAGGCTCCTCACCTACCGGGCCATGCGGGAGGGGAAAATCACCTCCTCCCGGCGGACCAGGTGCTCCGCCTGCGGGGAGGAGAGCCCCCAGCTGGAGTGGGACCGCAGCTTGCAGGTCTGCCCCAGGTGCGGCTTCCACGCCCCCGTCGGGGCCTACTACCGGCTGTCCAACATACTGGACCCCGGCTCCTTTCAGGAGCTGGAGGATAAGCTGTCCCCCGCCGACCCCCTGGCCTTCCCCGGCTATCCGGCCAAGCTGGCCGAGCTGGAGCAGTCCACCGGCCTGAAAGACGCCGCCGTGTCCGCCCTCGGAAGGGTGGATGGACATAAGGCGGTGTTCGCCGTGCTGGACAGCCGTTTCCTCATGGGCAGCATGGGCACGGCGGTAGGGGAGAAAATCACCCGCGCCGCCGAATACGCTGGAAAGAAGAAGCTGCCCCTGGTGATTTTCTCCGCCAGCGGCGGGGCCCGGATGCAGGAGGGTATCTTCTCCCTGATGCAGATGGCAAAAACCGCCGCCGCCATTCAGCGGTTCCAGAGTGGGGGCGGGCTGTACATCTCCTGCTTTACCCACCCAACCACCGGCGGGGTGACGGCCAGTTTCGCCTCCCTGGGGGACATCATGCTCTCCGAGCCCGGAGCCCTCATCGGCTTTGCCGGGCCTCGGGTCATTGAGCAGACCATCAAGGAACAGCTGCCCGATGGCTTTCAGCGGGCCGAGTACCTGCTGGACCACGGCTTTCTGGACCGGATTGTCCCCCGGAATGAGTGGCGGGCGGTGCTGTCCCAGCTGCTGGCCCTCCATGAGAAGGGAGGACGCCCATGA
- the accA gene encoding Acetyl-coenzyme A carboxylase carboxyl transferase subunit alpha, producing the protein MSRYTPEEKVKIARDLGRPGTADFIAALFTDFFEQRGDRLCGEDPSILGGIAQFHGRPVTVIGHRKGKDLEENLRCNFGMPSPEGYRKAQRLMRQAEKFGRPVITFVDTPGAYPGKEAEERGQGEAIAQTLALMSALEVPTIAIVTGEGGSGGALALAVANRVLMLEHAVYSVLSPEGFASILWKDAGRAGEACGVMKLTAQDLRRGGIVQGVLREPEEGAHTNWEAAFRTVDAALTHELAALDKLRGPALARQRYEMFRAMGQGLPPAGREEP; encoded by the coding sequence ATGAGCCGCTATACACCGGAGGAAAAGGTAAAAATTGCCCGGGACCTGGGACGGCCGGGGACAGCGGACTTCATCGCCGCCCTGTTTACCGACTTTTTTGAACAGCGGGGGGACCGCCTCTGCGGTGAGGACCCCAGCATCCTGGGCGGAATCGCCCAGTTCCACGGCCGGCCCGTCACCGTAATCGGCCACCGGAAGGGGAAGGATCTGGAGGAAAATCTCCGCTGTAACTTTGGAATGCCCTCCCCCGAGGGCTACCGGAAGGCCCAGCGGCTGATGCGCCAGGCGGAGAAGTTTGGCCGGCCCGTCATCACCTTTGTGGACACCCCGGGGGCCTACCCGGGGAAAGAGGCGGAGGAGCGGGGCCAGGGGGAGGCCATTGCCCAGACCTTGGCCCTGATGAGCGCCCTGGAGGTGCCCACCATTGCCATCGTCACCGGCGAGGGGGGTAGCGGAGGGGCCTTGGCCCTGGCCGTAGCCAACCGGGTGCTCATGCTGGAGCACGCGGTGTACTCCGTCCTCTCCCCCGAGGGCTTCGCCTCCATCTTGTGGAAGGACGCCGGCCGGGCGGGCGAGGCCTGCGGCGTGATGAAGCTCACCGCCCAGGACCTGCGCCGGGGCGGCATCGTCCAGGGCGTCCTGCGGGAGCCCGAGGAGGGCGCCCACACCAACTGGGAGGCCGCCTTCCGTACGGTGGACGCCGCTTTGACCCACGAGCTGGCCGCTTTGGATAAGCTGCGGGGCCCCGCCCTGGCCCGGCAGAGATATGAGATGTTCCGCGCCATGGGGCAGGGCCTGCCTCCCGCGGGGAGGGAGGAGCCATGA
- the fabH gene encoding 3-oxoacyl-[acyl-carrier-protein] synthase 3: protein MSAPHILATGRCLPERVVTNEDLSRTVDTNDEWVFSRTGIHQRHFCTSETGLDLAVSAARQAMDRAGVTAAEVGVCLVGTFTPDHASPSTACLLQRELGLEEDTVCFDLNAACAGFLYGLKTAHALLCDAPRPCALVVGAEVISRVMDHTDRNTCVLFGDGAGAAIIRRDESRSWHTVFGTRGDPDSIRVQGPGPVPSSIHMDGKAVFRFAVEVVEQSIRQLLEREGLASVNDLDLVVCHQANARIIDFVAKRLGAREGLFFKNMDRYGNTSAASIPIALDELTEAGLLRPGMRIVTVGFGGGLTWAGALLRW from the coding sequence ATGAGCGCGCCCCATATTTTAGCCACCGGCCGGTGTCTTCCGGAGCGGGTGGTCACCAACGAGGATTTGAGCCGGACGGTGGACACCAACGACGAGTGGGTGTTCAGCCGCACCGGAATACACCAGCGGCACTTCTGTACATCGGAAACCGGCCTGGATTTAGCGGTGAGCGCCGCCCGTCAGGCCATGGACCGGGCGGGGGTTACGGCGGCAGAGGTGGGGGTGTGCCTGGTGGGCACCTTCACCCCCGACCACGCCAGCCCCTCCACCGCCTGCCTGCTCCAGCGGGAGCTGGGGCTGGAGGAGGATACGGTCTGCTTCGACCTGAACGCCGCCTGCGCCGGGTTTCTCTACGGTCTGAAAACCGCCCACGCTCTGCTCTGCGACGCCCCCCGGCCCTGCGCCCTGGTGGTGGGGGCGGAGGTCATCAGCCGGGTGATGGACCACACCGACCGCAACACCTGCGTCCTCTTCGGGGACGGGGCGGGGGCGGCGATAATCCGGCGGGACGAGTCCCGCAGCTGGCACACCGTGTTCGGCACCCGGGGCGACCCGGACAGCATCCGGGTCCAGGGGCCGGGGCCCGTCCCCTCCTCTATCCACATGGACGGCAAAGCCGTATTCCGTTTCGCTGTGGAGGTGGTGGAGCAGTCTATCCGCCAGCTGCTGGAGCGGGAGGGGCTGGCCTCCGTCAACGACCTGGACCTGGTGGTCTGCCACCAGGCTAACGCCCGGATCATCGACTTTGTGGCTAAGCGGCTGGGGGCCCGGGAGGGCCTGTTTTTTAAGAACATGGACCGCTACGGCAACACCTCCGCCGCCAGCATCCCCATCGCCCTGGATGAGCTGACCGAGGCGGGGCTCCTGCGGCCCGGGATGCGGATTGTCACCGTGGGCTTCGGCGGCGGCCTCACCTGGGCCGGGGCGCTGCTGCGGTGGTAG
- a CDS encoding NADH:quinone reductase — MKLNEILGTEFPIIQGGMANIATGEFAAAVSNAGALGLIGAGGMNADTLREHIRTCKSLTGKPFGVNIMLMNPAAAEMAQVVIEEGVKVVTTGAGVPSQFVPAWKEAGVKVFPVVPATTLVRRLEPLGVDGFIAEGTESGGHVGELTTMALVPQVCEVTDLPVIAAGGIASGKQLAAALALGACGVQVGTCLLVSQECPIHNNYKQAILKAKDSDTTVTGRSVNAPVRILKNQMSREYLKLERAGAERMELEKFTLGSLRRAVFDGDVKTGSLMCGQTAGLLHEIRPLRTILEELCTGCRDTVSRLAEEV, encoded by the coding sequence ATGAAACTCAACGAAATCCTGGGGACCGAGTTCCCCATTATCCAGGGCGGCATGGCCAACATCGCCACCGGCGAGTTTGCCGCCGCCGTGTCCAACGCCGGAGCCCTGGGCCTCATCGGCGCGGGGGGGATGAACGCGGACACCCTGCGGGAGCACATCCGCACCTGTAAATCCCTCACCGGCAAGCCCTTCGGGGTAAACATCATGCTGATGAACCCCGCCGCCGCCGAGATGGCCCAGGTGGTCATTGAGGAGGGCGTGAAGGTGGTCACCACCGGGGCGGGGGTACCCAGCCAGTTCGTCCCCGCCTGGAAGGAGGCGGGGGTCAAGGTTTTCCCTGTGGTCCCCGCCACCACCCTGGTCCGCCGCCTGGAGCCCCTGGGGGTGGACGGCTTTATCGCCGAGGGCACCGAGTCCGGAGGCCATGTAGGCGAACTGACCACCATGGCCCTGGTGCCCCAGGTGTGTGAGGTCACCGATCTGCCTGTCATCGCCGCCGGGGGAATCGCCAGCGGGAAACAGCTGGCCGCCGCCCTCGCCCTGGGGGCATGCGGGGTGCAGGTGGGCACCTGCCTGCTGGTCAGCCAGGAGTGCCCCATCCATAACAACTACAAGCAGGCCATCTTAAAGGCCAAGGACAGCGACACCACCGTCACCGGCCGGTCGGTGAACGCTCCGGTGCGTATTTTAAAGAACCAGATGTCCCGAGAGTATTTGAAGCTGGAGCGAGCCGGGGCCGAGCGGATGGAGCTGGAGAAGTTCACCCTGGGCTCCCTGCGTCGGGCGGTCTTCGACGGCGACGTGAAAACCGGCTCCCTGATGTGCGGCCAGACCGCCGGACTGCTCCATGAGATCCGCCCCCTGCGGACCATTCTGGAGGAGCTGTGTACCGGCTGTCGGGATACGGTCAGCCGCCTGGCGGAGGAGGTTTAA
- the fabD gene encoding Malonyl CoA-acyl carrier protein transacylase, whose product MKLAFVYAGQGSQHVGMGKDFYEEFPLFAQVFDHAPVDFDLKQLCFEGPEEKLAQTRYTQPCMAAFAVGVTDLLYQEGIRPQLAAGLSLGEYSALYAAGVFSRGTVISTVALRGRAMEEAAAGLDCSMTAVLGLERKKLQEACDGAAELGVVQICNYNCPGQLVIGGEKAAVDRAGELAKELGAKRCMPLKVSGPFHTRLMKPAGDVLAAHFKTIDFQPMALPVYFNCKGGPMESGDTIPALLEKQVQSSVYWEDTIRRMEADGIDTVVEIGPGKALCGFFKKTAPGIKTYHIDTAADFHSVVSALKGETA is encoded by the coding sequence ATGAAATTAGCCTTTGTGTACGCCGGACAGGGCAGCCAGCATGTGGGCATGGGGAAGGACTTTTATGAGGAATTTCCCCTGTTCGCCCAGGTGTTTGACCACGCCCCGGTGGATTTCGACCTGAAACAGCTGTGCTTTGAGGGGCCGGAGGAGAAGCTGGCCCAGACCCGGTACACCCAGCCCTGTATGGCGGCCTTCGCCGTGGGGGTGACCGACCTGCTGTATCAGGAGGGCATCCGCCCTCAGCTCGCGGCGGGGCTGTCCCTGGGGGAGTACTCCGCCCTCTACGCCGCCGGGGTGTTCAGCCGGGGGACGGTCATCTCCACGGTGGCCCTCCGGGGCCGGGCTATGGAGGAGGCCGCCGCCGGATTGGACTGCTCCATGACCGCCGTGCTGGGCCTGGAGCGGAAGAAGCTCCAGGAGGCCTGTGACGGTGCTGCGGAGCTGGGCGTGGTTCAGATTTGCAACTACAACTGTCCCGGCCAGCTGGTCATCGGAGGCGAAAAAGCCGCCGTGGACCGGGCGGGGGAGCTGGCGAAAGAGCTGGGCGCCAAGCGGTGCATGCCCCTGAAGGTAAGCGGCCCCTTCCACACCCGGCTGATGAAGCCCGCCGGGGATGTTCTGGCTGCTCACTTTAAGACCATTGACTTCCAGCCCATGGCCCTGCCCGTCTACTTCAACTGCAAAGGCGGACCTATGGAGAGCGGGGACACCATCCCCGCCCTGCTGGAGAAGCAGGTCCAGTCCTCCGTCTACTGGGAGGACACCATCCGCCGCATGGAGGCGGACGGCATCGACACGGTGGTGGAGATCGGGCCGGGTAAGGCCCTGTGCGGCTTCTTCAAAAAGACCGCCCCCGGCATCAAGACCTATCACATCGACACAGCGGCGGACTTCCACAGCGTGGTGTCCGCCTTGAAAGGAGAAACGGCATGA
- the fabG_1 gene encoding 3-oxoacyl-[acyl-carrier-protein] reductase FabG, whose protein sequence is MSLKGNVALVTGGGRGIGRAVCVELARRGAAVAVNYGGSAEAAEETVQLCRALGVEAEAFQADVAGPAACEGLVAAVKERFGQLDILVNNAGIARDGLLMTAKEEDFTKTLDINLKGAYFCTKAAAKVMLRQKYGRIVCLSSIVGLRGNPGQTAYAASKAGVIGLVKAAAKELAGRDITVNAVAPGFIETDMTAALPDKARQAMLTTIPKGRPGSPEEVARAVAFFAAPECAYITGQVLCVDGGMAV, encoded by the coding sequence ATGAGCTTGAAGGGAAACGTGGCCCTGGTCACCGGCGGCGGCCGGGGGATCGGACGAGCTGTCTGTGTGGAGCTGGCCCGGCGGGGGGCGGCGGTGGCCGTCAACTACGGAGGCAGCGCCGAGGCGGCGGAGGAGACGGTACAGCTGTGCCGGGCGCTGGGCGTGGAGGCGGAGGCCTTTCAGGCCGACGTGGCCGGCCCCGCCGCCTGTGAGGGGCTGGTGGCGGCGGTGAAGGAGCGCTTCGGCCAGCTGGACATTCTGGTGAACAACGCCGGGATTGCCCGGGACGGCCTGCTTATGACCGCCAAGGAGGAAGATTTTACCAAGACCCTGGACATCAACCTAAAAGGGGCCTACTTCTGCACCAAGGCGGCGGCAAAGGTGATGCTGCGCCAGAAGTACGGGCGGATCGTCTGCCTGTCCAGCATCGTGGGCCTGCGGGGCAACCCAGGCCAGACCGCCTACGCCGCCAGCAAGGCGGGGGTGATCGGTCTGGTGAAAGCCGCCGCCAAGGAGCTGGCCGGGCGGGACATCACGGTGAACGCGGTGGCCCCCGGCTTTATCGAGACCGACATGACCGCCGCCCTGCCCGACAAGGCCAGACAGGCCATGCTGACCACCATCCCCAAGGGCCGTCCCGGCTCCCCGGAGGAGGTCGCCCGGGCGGTGGCCTTCTTTGCCGCGCCGGAGTGCGCCTATATCACCGGGCAGGTGCTGTGCGTAGACGGCGGCATGGCCGTTTGA